CGCGCCCATCGTCGGCACGAACGCCACCCGCTGGCCTCTGCGCCTCCACAGAGAGACGGCGCGACGGACCGCGAAGGGGGCGCCGCTGACGATCACGCCGCCTCCCGGCGACCGCGTTCCATCAATAGGATTCCTCGTCGGACGGGAATCGGCGGGCCTTGACGTCGGCGACGTAGCGCTCGAACGCCTCGCGCATCGTCCCGGCGAGGTTCGCGTAGCGGCGCACGAACTTCGGCTCGTGGCCGAGGAAGAGCCCGAGCAGATCGTGGGTCACGAGCACCTGGCCGTCGCACGCGACCCCCGCGCCGATCCCGATGGTCGGAATGGTGAGCGCGCGTGTCACTTGCGCACCGAGCCGCGCGGGAATCCCTTCGAGCACCAGCGCGAAGCATCCGGCCTTTTCCAGCAGCTGGGCCTCGCGGATCAGCCGTTCCTGATCGGCCTCGCCGCGCGCCTGCACCTTGTATCCGCCCATCGCCAGCACGGATTGCGGCGTGAGCCCGAGATGACCCATCACCGGGATGCCGATCTCGACCAGGCGGGTGACGGCCGCGATCACTCGCTCGCCACCCTCGACCTTCACGGCATCGGCGCCGCTCTCCTGGATGAAGCGCCCGCCGTTGGCGACCGCCTGCTCCACGCTCACCTGGTACGACATGAAGGGCATGTCGGCGACCACGAGAGCCTTCGGCTTCGCACGCGTGACCGCCGAGACGTGATGGAGCATGTCCTCCATGGTCACCGGGAGCGTGCTCTCGTAGCCCAGCACCACGGTGCCGAGACTGTCTCCCACCAGCAGCACGTCGACCCCCGCCTCGTCGGCGATCCTCGCGGTCGGGAAGTCATAGGCGGTGAGGACGGTGATGGGGTCCCCTCGCCGCTTCATCTCGGCGAGCTTCGGGGCCGTGACCTTGGCGCGGCTCGACGGAGAGCCCGCGGACTTCGACCCTCCCGGGCGTTCGCTCGTCTTCTCGCTCATCGGATGCCTTCCCTCCGGCTC
The Candidatus Eisenbacteria bacterium genome window above contains:
- the panB gene encoding 3-methyl-2-oxobutanoate hydroxymethyltransferase encodes the protein MSEKTSERPGGSKSAGSPSSRAKVTAPKLAEMKRRGDPITVLTAYDFPTARIADEAGVDVLLVGDSLGTVVLGYESTLPVTMEDMLHHVSAVTRAKPKALVVADMPFMSYQVSVEQAVANGGRFIQESGADAVKVEGGERVIAAVTRLVEIGIPVMGHLGLTPQSVLAMGGYKVQARGEADQERLIREAQLLEKAGCFALVLEGIPARLGAQVTRALTIPTIGIGAGVACDGQVLVTHDLLGLFLGHEPKFVRRYANLAGTMREAFERYVADVKARRFPSDEESY